In Labrys monachus, the genomic stretch CATCGCCTCGGCGTCGAGCCGCCTGCGGATATGCCAGGCACGGCGGCGCTCCAGCGCCAAAGGCGGGCGGCGGTCGATCACGCGGTAGAGATAGCGCCGCCCCCTGGCGGAGAAGCGGGCGTCGAAATCGTCCGGCATCTTCTCGGCTGCGAGGATGGTGACATAATCGTCCGACAAGGTGAGATGGGCGTTGAGCGCGTCGCGGACCCGGTCGCCGGTCCAGTCCTTGCGCAGCATGACGGACGCGACCTGTCCGGTGGCGTGCACGCCGGCATCGGTCCGCCCGGCGCCCTGGATGCGCAGGGTCTCGCCGGAAAAGGCCAGGATCGCTTCCTCGATCGCCTGCTGCACGGAACGGCCATTGGCCTGGGCCTGCCAGCCGACATAGGGCGTGCCGTCATATTCGATCAGGAGCTTGTAGCGCGGCATGCGGCGAACTTGGCTGCGTGGGGTGGTGCCCTCTACGCCAAGAAGGGGCGAGAGTCACGCGGGGCGCCGGCTGTGCGATCCTCGTACCGGCGCGGTGGCGGAGCGCCGGCCGGTCAGGGAACCGGCCCGTCGAGGACCGCGCCCTTGGCCAGCGCGGCGCCTTTCAGAA encodes the following:
- the truA gene encoding tRNA pseudouridine(38-40) synthase TruA, yielding MPRYKLLIEYDGTPYVGWQAQANGRSVQQAIEEAILAFSGETLRIQGAGRTDAGVHATGQVASVMLRKDWTGDRVRDALNAHLTLSDDYVTILAAEKMPDDFDARFSARGRRYLYRVIDRRPPLALERRRAWHIRRRLDAEAMHEAAQGLLGHHDFTTFRSADCQARSAMKTLDRLDVMRVGEEIHVVAAARSFLHNQVRSMVGSLRRVGAGDWSRADLVAVLEARDRTRCAALAPPHGLYLTGVDY